The Streptomyces sp. DH-12 genome has a window encoding:
- a CDS encoding SpoIIE family protein phosphatase: MSPSRVDHQTLFSVLPSPYLVLDADLMVVDVNEMYLRVTGRTRDELIGQYLFDIYPDNPEDPAADGIRNLSASLQRVLRSKEPDALAAQRYDLAVPGRPGAFEERWWSPVNTPVLGPDGEIEWIVHRIEDMTEFLLSRPVHDTPTGRVRVRAVTEAELYAKARQLQETNEKLRAAHDWERRTALALQDVMLHAPDLAAHRGIAVRYMPATRSLNVCGDWYDVVDLADDSFTVAVGDVVGHGLEAAAVMGMLRSALSAAVRAMHEPGAAMDLLSRYAQTFEGALATTAAKAVVDTRGRRITYTCAGHPPPVLGRRDGAVILLDQATDPPLGVLTGETRRPQATVPYSPGDTLVLYTDGLIERRGEDIDAGLLRLTDTLARHADLDPEPLADTLLTRLGVADGGRDDIALIVVRL, encoded by the coding sequence ATGAGCCCATCGCGGGTCGACCACCAGACCCTCTTCTCCGTCCTGCCCAGTCCGTACCTGGTGCTGGACGCGGACCTCATGGTCGTCGACGTCAACGAGATGTATCTCAGAGTGACCGGCCGCACCCGCGACGAGCTGATCGGCCAGTACCTCTTCGACATCTACCCGGACAACCCCGAGGACCCGGCGGCGGACGGCATCCGCAATCTGAGCGCCTCCCTGCAGCGCGTCCTGCGGTCCAAGGAACCCGACGCCCTCGCCGCGCAGCGGTACGACCTGGCGGTGCCCGGCCGGCCCGGAGCCTTCGAGGAACGCTGGTGGTCGCCGGTCAACACGCCCGTTCTCGGCCCCGACGGCGAGATCGAGTGGATCGTCCACCGCATCGAGGACATGACCGAGTTCCTGCTGTCCCGCCCCGTCCACGACACGCCGACGGGCCGGGTGCGGGTCCGGGCGGTGACGGAGGCGGAGCTGTACGCGAAGGCGCGGCAACTGCAGGAGACCAACGAAAAGCTCCGCGCCGCCCACGACTGGGAACGCCGCACCGCCCTGGCCCTCCAGGACGTCATGCTGCACGCCCCGGACCTGGCCGCGCACCGCGGCATAGCGGTGCGCTACATGCCGGCCACCCGCTCCCTCAATGTGTGCGGCGACTGGTACGACGTGGTGGACCTGGCCGACGACAGCTTCACGGTGGCGGTCGGCGACGTCGTCGGCCACGGCCTGGAGGCGGCGGCCGTCATGGGCATGCTGCGCAGCGCCCTGTCCGCCGCCGTGCGCGCCATGCACGAACCCGGCGCGGCGATGGACCTCCTCAGCCGGTACGCCCAGACCTTCGAGGGCGCGCTGGCGACCACCGCGGCCAAGGCCGTCGTCGACACCCGCGGCCGACGCATCACCTACACCTGCGCCGGCCACCCGCCGCCGGTGCTGGGACGGCGGGACGGCGCCGTGATCCTGCTCGACCAGGCCACCGACCCGCCGCTGGGAGTCCTCACCGGGGAGACCCGGCGCCCGCAGGCCACCGTCCCCTACTCGCCCGGCGACACCCTGGTGCTCTACACCGACGGGCTGATCGAGCGCCGGGGCGAGGACATCGACGCGGGTCTGCTGCGCCTCACCGACACGCTCGCCCGCCACGCGGACCTCGACCCGGAGCCCCTCGCCGACACCCTGCTCACCCGGCTGGGCGTGGCCGACGGCGGCCGCGACGACATCGCCCTGATCGTCGTACGCCTGTAG
- a CDS encoding hemerythrin domain-containing protein encodes MSDLQTPQAGDDRSRDDDVVSLLMRQHGDIRNLFDEVEATSGEERRDAFRRLVRLLAVHETAEEEVVHPFVRRSVDGGQQIVEDRLAEEREAKEMLAALDEMDPDGPDFLPQLITLRRDVQMHARAEERYEFTHIRRSTDVTGLAAMAKAIKAAEAMAPTRPHPGVESGAKNMALGPVAALMDRTKDTVRKAMGRS; translated from the coding sequence ATGTCCGACTTGCAGACTCCGCAGGCCGGGGACGACCGTTCCCGGGACGACGACGTCGTCTCCCTGCTGATGCGCCAGCACGGCGACATCCGCAACCTGTTCGACGAGGTCGAGGCCACCAGCGGCGAGGAACGGCGGGACGCCTTCCGGCGGTTGGTGCGGCTGCTGGCCGTGCACGAGACCGCCGAGGAGGAGGTCGTCCACCCCTTCGTCCGGCGGTCGGTCGACGGCGGCCAGCAGATCGTCGAGGACCGGCTCGCCGAGGAACGGGAGGCCAAGGAGATGCTGGCCGCCCTGGACGAGATGGACCCCGACGGCCCCGACTTCCTGCCGCAGCTCATCACGTTGCGGCGGGACGTGCAGATGCACGCCCGGGCGGAGGAGCGCTACGAGTTCACCCACATCCGGCGCAGCACCGACGTCACCGGCCTCGCCGCGATGGCCAAGGCCATCAAGGCCGCCGAGGCGATGGCGCCCACCCGGCCCCACCCGGGTGTCGAGTCCGGCGCGAAGAACATGGCGCTCGGTCCGGTGGCCGCCCTCATGGACCGCACCAAGGACACCGTGCGCAAGGCGATGGGCAGGAGCTGA
- a CDS encoding GlsB/YeaQ/YmgE family stress response membrane protein, with product MGIIAWIFIGLIAGAIAKALMPGKDPGGIIITMLIGIAGGLLGGFLGKVIFGVDSVDGFFDLSTWIAAIIGSVILLALYRMFTGRSHRGGHAHA from the coding sequence ATGGGCATTATCGCTTGGATTTTCATCGGTCTGATCGCCGGCGCCATCGCCAAGGCGCTCATGCCGGGCAAGGACCCGGGCGGCATCATCATCACCATGCTCATCGGTATCGCCGGTGGTCTGCTCGGCGGTTTCCTCGGCAAGGTGATTTTCGGAGTCGACTCGGTCGACGGCTTCTTCGACCTGTCGACCTGGATCGCGGCCATCATCGGCTCCGTCATTCTCCTCGCCCTGTACCGGATGTTCACCGGTCGCAGCCACCGAGGCGGTCACGCCCACGCCTAA
- a CDS encoding XRE family transcriptional regulator yields MDGRTDDQVLDAVGPRLRALRRGRGLTLADVAAATGVSESTLSRLESGQRRATLELLLPLSRLYDVPLDDLVGAPRTGDPRIHLKPVTRSGMTYVPLSRRPGGVHAFKLMIPARPEPAEPAPQTHEGAEWLYVLDGRLRLLVGERDLTLSPGEAAEFDTSLPHWLGTADGKAVELLVLFGLQGVRAHLRTGPRTGRDEA; encoded by the coding sequence ATGGACGGCAGAACGGATGACCAAGTGCTGGACGCCGTGGGCCCACGGCTCCGCGCGCTGCGCCGGGGACGCGGCCTCACCCTCGCCGACGTGGCGGCGGCCACCGGCGTCTCCGAGAGCACCCTGTCCCGGCTGGAGAGCGGACAGCGCCGGGCGACGCTGGAACTGCTGCTGCCGCTGTCCCGCCTGTACGACGTGCCGCTGGACGACCTGGTGGGGGCGCCGCGCACCGGTGACCCGCGGATCCACCTGAAGCCGGTCACCCGGTCCGGGATGACCTACGTACCGTTGTCGCGTCGTCCGGGCGGGGTGCATGCCTTCAAGCTGATGATCCCCGCCCGGCCGGAGCCCGCCGAGCCGGCCCCGCAGACCCACGAGGGTGCCGAGTGGCTCTACGTCCTCGACGGCCGGCTGCGGCTCCTCGTCGGGGAGCGCGACCTGACGCTGTCGCCGGGCGAGGCGGCCGAGTTCGACACCTCCCTGCCGCACTGGCTGGGCACCGCCGACGGCAAGGCGGTCGAACTCCTCGTCCTCTTCGGCCTCCAGGGCGTCCGCGCCCATCTCCGCACCGGCCCGCGCACCGGACGCGACGAAGCGTGA
- a CDS encoding amino acid permease produces the protein MHVTGTVPPPAPAPQDTSGGPARPGGTGRRTRRFGLPVATALVMGNIIGGGIFLLPASIAPYGTISLLAFGVLTVGAIALALVFGRLAERDPRTGGPYVYAREAFGDFAGFLAAWAYWITTWVSNAALAVAAVGYLDVLIPVNEHRWTACLAALVVQWLPALANVAGTRCVGAVQVVSTVLKLVPLLLVAVGGLFAFDADNLGPFQAGGESAMGAVSAAAAILLFSYLGVESAAVSAGEVRDARRTVGRATVIGTAGAAVVYLLGTLAVFGTVAHDRLVESGAPFSDAVNAMFGGAWGGWAVALAALVSMTGCLNGWTLLSAQTSYAAAEDGLFPRALARKRRGVPTVGVGVTVLLASLLTVYNYASGTARVFETLVLVTTFTATVPYLLATAAQLFHLVSGRRDRVDRGRLVRDLVVASVAAAFSLWLVAGAGHQAVYQGVLFLFGGVLVHAVMAARRQRAANGTAGQ, from the coding sequence ATGCACGTCACCGGAACCGTCCCCCCACCGGCTCCGGCCCCGCAGGACACGTCCGGCGGCCCCGCCCGCCCCGGCGGCACGGGACGGCGCACCCGCCGCTTCGGACTGCCCGTCGCCACCGCGCTGGTCATGGGCAACATCATCGGCGGCGGCATCTTCCTGCTCCCCGCGTCCATCGCCCCGTACGGCACCATCAGCCTCCTCGCCTTCGGTGTGCTGACCGTCGGGGCGATCGCGCTGGCCCTGGTCTTCGGACGCCTCGCCGAACGGGACCCCCGCACCGGTGGCCCGTACGTCTACGCCCGCGAGGCCTTCGGCGACTTCGCCGGGTTCCTCGCCGCCTGGGCGTACTGGATCACGACCTGGGTGTCCAACGCGGCCCTCGCCGTGGCCGCCGTCGGCTACCTCGACGTGCTGATCCCGGTGAACGAGCACCGGTGGACCGCCTGCCTCGCCGCGCTCGTCGTGCAGTGGCTGCCCGCCCTCGCCAACGTCGCCGGCACCCGCTGCGTCGGCGCCGTGCAGGTGGTGTCCACGGTGCTCAAGCTGGTGCCGCTGCTGCTCGTCGCCGTCGGCGGACTGTTCGCCTTCGACGCCGACAACCTCGGCCCCTTCCAGGCGGGCGGGGAGAGCGCGATGGGCGCGGTCTCCGCCGCGGCCGCCATCCTGCTCTTCTCCTACCTCGGCGTGGAGTCCGCCGCCGTCAGCGCGGGCGAGGTGCGCGACGCCCGGCGCACCGTGGGCCGCGCCACCGTCATCGGCACCGCCGGAGCGGCCGTCGTCTACCTGCTGGGCACACTCGCCGTCTTCGGCACGGTCGCCCACGACCGGCTCGTCGAGTCCGGCGCGCCGTTCTCGGACGCCGTCAACGCCATGTTCGGCGGCGCCTGGGGCGGCTGGGCGGTGGCGCTCGCCGCGCTCGTGTCGATGACCGGCTGCCTCAACGGCTGGACCCTGCTCAGCGCCCAGACCTCCTACGCCGCCGCCGAGGACGGGCTGTTCCCGCGGGCCCTGGCCCGGAAGCGGCGCGGCGTGCCGACGGTCGGCGTCGGCGTCACCGTGCTCCTCGCCTCGCTGCTCACCGTGTACAACTACGCCTCCGGCACGGCCCGGGTGTTCGAGACGCTGGTCCTGGTCACCACCTTCACCGCGACCGTGCCCTACCTGCTCGCCACGGCCGCGCAGCTCTTCCACCTCGTCTCCGGGCGGCGGGACCGCGTCGACCGCGGGCGCCTGGTCCGCGACCTGGTGGTCGCCTCGGTCGCCGCCGCGTTCTCGCTGTGGCTGGTCGCCGGCGCCGGACACCAGGCCGTCTACCAGGGCGTGCTGTTCCTCTTCGGCGGCGTGCTGGTCCACGCCGTCATGGCCGCCCGGAGGCAGCGGGCAGCGAACGGTACGGCCGGGCAGTGA
- a CDS encoding cytochrome c oxidase assembly protein, which produces MTAGPFAAPLALACVLAAVVYAMGAARLRRRGDAWPWRRDCVFAVGCAAVVWGLAGPVPGGPFTGHVGRHLLVAMAGPALLVAGRPLTLLLRLLPPGAPRRGLLRVAHSPVAGWLMFPPVAAAVDIGGLWLLYRTDLWAVAHRHPLLGGLLELHMLLAGLLLAMAVCRLDPVRGRCGLPLRAVTLLAAGAAHAVLAKSLYVAGPPGTAFAAADLEAGAQLMYYGGDAVEVFLALVVAVQWYAATGRRRARQAARTARGSVPAGAR; this is translated from the coding sequence GTGACGGCCGGTCCGTTCGCGGCGCCCCTGGCGCTCGCCTGTGTGCTCGCAGCCGTCGTGTACGCAATGGGCGCCGCCCGGCTGCGGCGGCGCGGTGACGCCTGGCCGTGGCGGCGGGACTGCGTCTTCGCCGTCGGCTGTGCGGCCGTGGTGTGGGGGCTGGCGGGTCCGGTGCCGGGCGGGCCGTTCACCGGGCACGTCGGCCGTCATCTGCTGGTGGCCATGGCGGGGCCCGCGCTGCTGGTGGCCGGCCGTCCGCTCACTCTGCTCCTGCGACTGCTGCCGCCCGGCGCACCGCGCCGGGGTCTGCTGCGGGTGGCGCACTCCCCCGTCGCCGGGTGGCTGATGTTCCCCCCGGTCGCCGCGGCCGTCGACATCGGCGGGCTGTGGCTGCTGTACCGCACGGACCTGTGGGCGGTCGCCCACCGGCACCCTCTCCTGGGCGGTCTGCTGGAGCTGCACATGCTGCTGGCCGGTCTGCTCCTCGCGATGGCCGTCTGCCGGCTCGACCCGGTGCGCGGACGGTGCGGTCTGCCGCTGCGGGCGGTGACGCTGCTGGCGGCGGGGGCGGCGCACGCCGTGCTGGCCAAGAGCCTGTACGTCGCCGGGCCGCCGGGGACCGCGTTCGCGGCGGCCGATCTGGAGGCGGGGGCGCAGCTCATGTACTACGGCGGGGACGCCGTGGAGGTGTTCCTCGCGCTGGTCGTCGCCGTGCAGTGGTACGCGGCGACCGGACGGCGCCGGGCGCGGCAGGCGGCCCGGACGGCGCGGGGGAGCGTCCCCGCGGGTGCGCGCTGA
- a CDS encoding endonuclease/exonuclease/phosphatase family protein has product MLGRGVWLLAGAVVVACMMLLGPSTPAGAPFARTVPVDAAKDVVPNRVMTWNLCNPCEESAVDRAAEIAAYAPQVVGLQEACVRDVERIRDHLANLHGLDYHVEYGPVLRNWSRCGGAPWKPGGYGQALLSAAPMTDVVAEEYPDGGSEDRGYLAVTTEVAGQTVRVFNTHLAQRRQEAVREKQTAVLAPQVARYPRAVVLGDFNAVPDSPELAPMWALAEDTDAGCRPPAAGACEPTTDWQSKFDYVFLRGISALGHEVRPSRYSDHHLLHTDVTAN; this is encoded by the coding sequence GTGCTCGGTAGAGGTGTGTGGCTGCTCGCGGGCGCCGTCGTCGTGGCCTGCATGATGCTGCTCGGCCCCAGCACGCCCGCCGGCGCCCCCTTCGCCAGGACGGTGCCGGTCGACGCCGCGAAGGACGTGGTGCCCAACCGGGTCATGACGTGGAACCTCTGCAACCCCTGCGAGGAGAGCGCTGTCGACCGGGCGGCGGAGATCGCCGCGTACGCGCCCCAGGTCGTCGGCCTCCAGGAGGCGTGCGTCCGGGACGTCGAGCGGATCAGGGACCACCTGGCCAACCTGCACGGGCTGGACTACCACGTCGAGTACGGCCCGGTGCTGCGCAACTGGAGCCGGTGCGGCGGCGCTCCGTGGAAGCCGGGCGGTTACGGGCAGGCGCTGCTGTCGGCGGCCCCGATGACCGACGTCGTCGCGGAGGAGTATCCGGACGGCGGCTCGGAGGACCGCGGCTACCTCGCCGTCACCACGGAGGTCGCCGGGCAGACCGTACGGGTCTTCAACACGCATCTGGCGCAACGGCGTCAGGAGGCGGTGCGCGAGAAGCAGACCGCGGTGCTCGCCCCGCAGGTCGCCCGGTACCCGCGGGCCGTCGTGCTCGGGGACTTCAACGCCGTGCCGGACTCCCCCGAGCTCGCTCCGATGTGGGCGCTCGCCGAGGACACGGACGCCGGGTGCCGGCCGCCGGCCGCCGGCGCCTGCGAGCCGACGACGGACTGGCAGAGCAAGTTCGACTACGTGTTTCTGCGCGGCATTTCGGCACTGGGGCACGAGGTGCGGCCCAGCCGGTATTCCGATCACCATCTGCTGCACACCGACGTCACCGCGAACTGA
- a CDS encoding molybdenum cofactor biosysynthesis protein, with translation MIDVEVVQLLVSPSHRLAGRPSEGPAPGPDDERVPRAEVRANLGLVGDRYFARAAHRDASVTMMSVENLPTDIDPAVDLRRTRRNVLLRGVDVDALVGATVSLDCGEGPVRFSVNRPARPCAWMDVTVGPGARRALRDKGGVRCAPLDDGVLLVGPARFAILSEPAPRRRPA, from the coding sequence ATGATCGACGTCGAGGTGGTGCAGCTCCTGGTGTCGCCCTCGCACCGGCTGGCCGGGCGTCCCTCGGAGGGGCCCGCGCCCGGACCGGACGACGAGCGCGTCCCGCGCGCCGAGGTGCGGGCGAACCTGGGGCTGGTGGGCGACCGCTACTTCGCGCGGGCGGCGCACCGGGACGCCTCCGTGACCATGATGTCCGTGGAGAACCTCCCCACGGACATCGACCCCGCCGTCGACCTGCGTCGGACCCGGCGCAACGTGCTGCTGCGGGGCGTGGACGTCGACGCGCTGGTGGGCGCGACGGTGAGCCTGGACTGCGGGGAGGGACCGGTGCGGTTCTCGGTGAACCGTCCGGCGCGGCCCTGCGCGTGGATGGACGTCACCGTCGGGCCGGGCGCGCGGCGTGCGCTCCGGGACAAGGGCGGGGTCCGCTGCGCGCCGCTCGACGACGGCGTCCTGCTCGTCGGGCCGGCCCGGTTCGCGATCCTGTCGGAGCCCGCCCCGCGACGCCGCCCCGCGTGA
- a CDS encoding DUF6411 family protein produces MMVVGIIAVCVVIALLAFLVPRLSRHPQNGTQRTLGFGSRAGSKAPGPLGRLLSKPFSSSSRAVGRSGSAGRRARGKMPF; encoded by the coding sequence ATGATGGTCGTCGGCATCATCGCCGTCTGCGTGGTCATCGCCCTGCTCGCCTTTCTCGTCCCACGCCTGTCCCGCCACCCGCAGAACGGCACGCAACGCACCCTGGGCTTCGGCTCGCGCGCCGGTTCCAAGGCCCCGGGTCCGCTCGGCCGGCTCCTCAGCAAGCCCTTCAGCTCCAGCTCCCGCGCCGTCGGCCGCAGCGGCTCCGCCGGCCGCCGGGCGCGCGGCAAGATGCCGTTCTGA
- a CDS encoding DUF2243 domain-containing protein — MAAVDEIVFHQILHWHHFYDRSTSDVALMSDGLLHTASLLALVAGFFLFADLRRRRALAPGHAWSGAFLGAGAFQLFDGIVDHKVLRVHQVRYGVDVTPYDWAWNLAGLLLLLVGGFLLVRARRAGRRRPS, encoded by the coding sequence ATGGCGGCCGTGGACGAGATCGTCTTCCATCAGATCCTGCACTGGCACCACTTCTACGACCGCTCCACGTCGGATGTGGCTCTGATGTCGGACGGGCTGCTGCACACGGCCTCACTGCTGGCGCTCGTCGCCGGGTTCTTCCTCTTCGCGGATCTGCGGCGGCGCCGGGCGCTGGCGCCGGGGCACGCGTGGAGCGGGGCCTTCCTGGGCGCGGGCGCCTTCCAGCTGTTCGACGGGATCGTGGACCACAAGGTGCTGCGCGTGCACCAGGTCCGCTACGGCGTCGACGTCACCCCGTACGACTGGGCGTGGAACCTGGCCGGGCTGCTGCTGTTGCTCGTCGGAGGCTTCCTGCTGGTGCGTGCCCGGCGGGCAGGGAGGCGGCGGCCGTCGTGA